CCCCGCTTTCGTCGCGGCATACACGCCCTGCCCCGGCTCGACCACTTCGCCGCGGATGCTGCTGAAGACGATGATGCTTCCGCGGCCGCGCTCGGCCATGCCCCGCGCAACATGGCGCATCAGCATAAACGTGCCGCGCAGATTCAAGCCGATCACCCGGTCGAACTCCTCATCGCTGATCTCCAACAGCGGCTTGCGCACGTTGATGCTGGGCGTGCTGACCAGCACGTCGAGCGGCGGCACATCGCGCAGCGCGGCGGCAATGGCTGCCGAATCGCGCATGTCGAGTTCCAGCGCGGTTGCGCTTGCGCCGATGTCCTGCGCGACGCGCTGCGCAGCAGACCGGTGGAGGTCAGCGCAGATCACGCGCGCGCCATGCGCCGCCAGGCCATGCGCGCTCGCTTCACCGATGCCGCTGCCGGCGCCCACCACGAGCGCGGTGCGGCCGGTCAGGTCGAACATTCGCCGGTAGTCGAAGGGTTGAGTCGTCATAGCCGCAGAGTAAACACCGAATGTCGCCGGTTGAAAAAGCCGACGGCAGTGCCATCGGACACCCTGGCGGATTGCTACAATACGCCTCTATCGAGCCACCATCATGATCCGCGACTACCTCAGCAAGTGCGTCGCCGATGCCATCGCCAAAGCGCAGCAAGTCGGCGAGTTGCCCGACTTCCCCACCCCGACGATCACTGTGGAGCACCCACGCCAGCCGGAGATGGGCGACTATGCAACGAACGTCGCGATGCAACTGGCGCGCGTCGCCAAGATGCCGCCGCCGAAGATCGCCGAGATCATCAGGCGTCATCTCTCTCCGCTCGGCGCGGGCATATTTGAAGTCGAAGTCGCCAACAGCTTCATCAACTTTCGCCTGACGCCGGCGTATCTGTCGCAGCAGGTGGATGTGATCCTCGAACGAGGCGAGCACTGGGGTGAGGTTGACCTGGGCCGTGGGTGCAAGGCGCAGGTGGAACACGGCAGCGCCAACCCCACCGGCTACGCCACGATCGGCACCGGCCGCAACGTCGTGGTGGGCGACACGCTGGCCAACACGCTGGAAGCCGCCGGCTACCAGGTGCATCGCGAGTGGTATATCAACGACGCCGGCTCGCAGGTGCGCGTCTTCGGCGCGAGCGTGTACGCGCGCTACGCCCAGGCGCTGGGGATAGACGAGCCGATGCCCGATCGGGGCTACCAGG
The window above is part of the Candidatus Roseilinea sp. genome. Proteins encoded here:
- a CDS encoding 3-oxoacyl-ACP reductase → MTTQPFDYRRMFDLTGRTALVVGAGSGIGEASAHGLAAHGARVICADLHRSAAQRVAQDIGASATALELDMRDSAAIAAALRDVPPLDVLVSTPSINVRKPLLEISDEEFDRVIGLNLRGTFMLMRHVARGMAERGRGSIIVFSSIRGEVVEPGQGVYAATKAGVRQMCRALAAELGTRGVRVNLIAPGVVETPLTAQIRNHPDWYRAYAEKNAFKRWAQPHEMAGAVVYLASDASSYVTGAVLYVDAGWTAQDGRFTPPL